The following coding sequences are from one Shewanella violacea DSS12 window:
- a CDS encoding VF530 family protein, which translates to MIEQQENSPLHGLKLETMLTELVDFYDWEILYASLRLACFKTNPNMLACLKFLKNIEWARERVENFYLYRFKRMPKGDTAHFELKPRERGFANGIVPRKPQALTIELIEEMRAKSSAGYEAMKQNKDRARFSKDKPRAQDSYAQNTRSGGNRSQPSQDPNNPWGK; encoded by the coding sequence ATGATTGAACAGCAAGAGAACAGCCCATTACACGGCTTAAAGTTAGAGACTATGCTCACCGAGCTCGTGGATTTTTACGATTGGGAGATACTGTATGCCTCGCTGCGTCTGGCGTGTTTCAAGACAAACCCTAATATGTTGGCATGCCTAAAGTTTCTAAAGAATATTGAGTGGGCCAGGGAGCGAGTAGAGAACTTTTATCTGTATCGCTTCAAACGCATGCCTAAAGGCGATACGGCGCATTTTGAGCTCAAGCCCAGAGAACGTGGCTTTGCCAATGGCATAGTGCCGCGTAAGCCCCAAGCTTTGACTATTGAGCTTATCGAAGAGATGCGCGCCAAGTCGAGCGCCGGTTACGAGGCGATGAAGCAGAACAAGGACAGGGCAAGGTTTAGCAAAGATAAGCCAAGAGCCCAAGATTCCTATGCGCAGAACACCCGCTCCGGTGGGAATAGGTCCCAGCCATCCCAAGATCCTAACAATCCATGGGGTAAGTAA
- a CDS encoding TerC family protein: MVGALILRGIMISVGAPLIAEFHMVLYLFGFFLIWTGVQMWRQHGQESTSFSDSFAVRLVKKFLRVSPDYHGNKLFTRDAIGILARPMLVVVMVIAMTDVMFALDSIPAIFAVTQEPYLVLAANVFALLGLRSLYFVLGGMLTKFAYLHHTLAFMLCFIGIKMLLIDTPFAIATSVSLGVILTSLAIGIGASIWKQRQLEKVAS, from the coding sequence ATTGTAGGTGCGTTAATATTGCGCGGCATCATGATTTCCGTTGGCGCACCGCTGATTGCAGAATTCCATATGGTACTTTACCTGTTTGGTTTCTTCTTGATTTGGACAGGCGTCCAAATGTGGCGTCAGCATGGTCAAGAGAGCACATCGTTTTCAGACAGTTTCGCCGTCCGTTTGGTGAAAAAGTTCCTGCGTGTCAGCCCTGATTATCATGGAAACAAGCTCTTTACTCGCGATGCTATTGGGATATTAGCAAGGCCAATGTTGGTGGTTGTCATGGTCATTGCTATGACGGATGTGATGTTCGCCTTGGATTCGATTCCTGCGATCTTTGCTGTAACACAAGAACCTTACTTAGTTCTTGCTGCAAACGTCTTTGCCTTATTGGGTCTACGATCCTTGTACTTTGTGCTCGGCGGCATGCTGACAAAATTTGCTTACTTGCACCATACGTTGGCATTTATGCTGTGCTTTATCGGTATCAAAATGCTGCTCATTGACACCCCGTTTGCTATCGCAACGTCAGTGTCTCTAGGGGTGATTCTAACTTCGCTGGCAATCGGTATTGGCGCTTCGATTTGGAAGCAACGCCAATTGGAAAAAGTGGCGTCATAA
- a CDS encoding ankyrin repeat domain-containing protein: protein MKINRCYFILLSLMVSLSAEAVDFSKSWFKPELIVNNAPICKDLLLQTKQMWSGSIFQIYPSSKMQVQRTEEVQINGKTVHLYSYTHSGCGGACERYQLLASNEPFPDRRENYEYYRSLLDESPSAGNFHFLSSDSGSYYLFLSGKDLNQLYKLTENASWRHECSVSKVPSPEQILKVKRDYSEVQASLSVLRGLVGGLRRGAGSSCGSMKTHRRWSSKIDDEFAKLLYAPKQKPKTEKRYDDSTYEIDLKNLELWSLQGLSEFDALNQYKNKLVTATNHLSNFYQKHFQWNEEESEEAADYAIKNAISSGIRFYSYRPFKTSEEADLRRAILQKRPLAEIRKIDLSGINKSFEEKGWFKVNESILNVAVRHPKAMSYLLESGFGPNSQNIFDKTPLMYAAQYDGFDSARLLIEAGAEVNTGTIIPNDNCGYTLRTSNMSPLHYAVRYSNKELIQLLIDNGASKFFDVRNGHNRPSTIEYPIDWLTRFDNENLTDDDKAEIHQSLKLPGKSELAKLTAELNLQGEKLYAEGKFKAANDKFKEAIQVDSDNIRAINNFALTSLKLKDKQRSIQASTRVIESKEASKKQKASAYFNIGLACEGAGRYGLKFDGRWYCRQNSLEYFVKSYQTYPTTSRSNAIVGRFNKRDKAEFSCKSNSTDFEAVYKRGKEFHFLHKKPMEQVISDVERLFSTNESFDIERKKFTLTLKELTELEDGYFISTYKSNFSIGEAFAFEEKVCSSLSSKLLPERDKLVYIQASNNKTEIDIEFDLDESYTIILSGNVMWKVSQVGTNKSHFIVNNGAVSDSSKIDFTALTKIHREWYPKAYDNRYISSNIRSLIGKSIYTKFKIVSNSVVTISDEDINRPKLIVNSFPTLDFYGYGDYKVAFTEPNTSFNNFMNLENIQLISSDPAQSGRDDQLYVPNINKYVDESEGLYFKVEKWRTGIGTYFGDGYFKK from the coding sequence ATGAAGATTAATCGCTGTTATTTTATTCTATTAAGTTTGATGGTTTCTCTTTCAGCAGAAGCTGTAGATTTTTCAAAATCATGGTTTAAACCTGAGTTAATCGTGAACAATGCTCCTATTTGTAAAGATCTTCTTCTTCAAACGAAACAGATGTGGAGCGGAAGTATTTTTCAAATATATCCCTCATCAAAGATGCAGGTCCAACGAACCGAAGAAGTTCAAATAAATGGAAAAACAGTTCATTTATATTCTTACACTCACAGTGGTTGTGGTGGAGCATGCGAGCGATATCAACTGTTAGCTTCTAATGAACCATTTCCTGATAGAAGAGAAAATTACGAATATTACCGCTCCTTATTAGATGAGTCCCCTTCTGCAGGGAACTTCCACTTTCTATCTTCTGATAGTGGAAGCTACTATCTATTCTTATCAGGTAAGGACTTAAATCAACTGTATAAACTGACAGAGAATGCTAGCTGGCGCCATGAATGCTCGGTCAGTAAAGTGCCTTCTCCAGAGCAAATACTGAAGGTTAAGCGTGACTATAGTGAGGTGCAGGCCTCACTTTCAGTGCTACGTGGACTGGTTGGCGGCTTGCGAAGGGGAGCAGGAAGTAGTTGCGGCTCAATGAAGACTCACAGGCGTTGGTCAAGTAAAATTGATGATGAATTTGCAAAGCTACTATATGCACCTAAGCAAAAACCTAAGACAGAAAAGCGTTATGACGATTCTACTTATGAAATTGATCTTAAGAATTTAGAGCTTTGGTCACTGCAAGGGCTAAGTGAGTTTGATGCTTTAAATCAATATAAAAATAAACTTGTAACGGCAACAAATCATCTCAGCAACTTCTATCAAAAACACTTTCAATGGAATGAGGAAGAATCTGAAGAGGCTGCTGATTACGCTATTAAAAATGCTATTAGCTCTGGGATTAGGTTCTATAGTTATAGACCTTTTAAAACTTCGGAGGAAGCAGATTTAAGAAGGGCAATTTTACAGAAAAGACCACTTGCGGAGATTCGAAAAATTGACTTATCAGGTATCAATAAGTCTTTTGAAGAAAAAGGGTGGTTCAAGGTAAATGAAAGTATTCTAAATGTGGCCGTAAGGCACCCTAAAGCTATGTCATATTTGTTGGAATCAGGCTTCGGTCCAAACAGTCAAAACATCTTTGATAAAACACCGTTAATGTATGCTGCTCAATATGATGGTTTTGACTCTGCAAGGTTACTTATTGAAGCGGGAGCTGAGGTAAATACAGGTACGATCATACCAAACGATAACTGTGGCTATACCTTGAGAACCTCTAATATGTCACCGCTTCATTATGCTGTTAGGTATTCTAATAAAGAGTTAATTCAGTTGCTTATTGATAATGGGGCCTCTAAGTTTTTTGACGTCAGAAATGGGCATAATCGCCCGAGTACTATTGAATACCCGATAGATTGGCTTACACGGTTTGATAATGAGAACTTAACCGATGATGACAAAGCTGAAATTCATCAATCTTTAAAGCTACCAGGAAAAAGTGAACTTGCTAAGCTCACTGCCGAGCTAAACCTGCAAGGTGAGAAGCTCTATGCTGAGGGGAAGTTCAAAGCAGCTAATGACAAGTTCAAAGAGGCAATACAAGTTGATAGTGACAATATAAGAGCTATTAATAACTTTGCTCTAACTTCTTTGAAATTAAAGGATAAGCAGAGATCTATTCAGGCTTCAACTAGGGTTATAGAGTCAAAAGAGGCCTCTAAAAAACAGAAAGCTTCAGCGTATTTCAATATTGGTCTCGCTTGTGAAGGGGCTGGTCGCTATGGATTAAAGTTTGATGGAAGGTGGTACTGTCGTCAAAACTCTTTAGAGTACTTTGTTAAGTCCTACCAAACATACCCCACAACATCTCGGTCTAACGCTATTGTTGGACGATTTAATAAACGTGATAAAGCTGAATTTTCGTGTAAGTCAAATAGCACTGATTTTGAAGCTGTGTATAAAAGGGGTAAAGAATTCCATTTTTTACATAAGAAGCCTATGGAGCAAGTTATCTCAGATGTAGAAAGGTTATTTTCTACAAATGAATCCTTTGATATTGAAAGGAAAAAGTTCACTCTGACGCTTAAAGAGTTAACCGAGCTAGAAGATGGTTACTTCATATCTACATATAAAAGTAATTTCTCAATAGGTGAAGCCTTCGCCTTTGAAGAAAAGGTTTGTAGCTCTCTTAGTTCTAAGTTACTACCAGAAAGAGATAAGCTAGTTTACATTCAAGCGTCAAATAACAAAACAGAAATTGATATAGAGTTTGACTTGGATGAGTCTTATACGATCATATTATCTGGAAATGTAATGTGGAAAGTGTCGCAAGTAGGTACTAATAAAAGTCACTTTATTGTCAATAATGGAGCCGTTTCCGACAGTAGCAAGATTGATTTTACTGCTCTTACGAAAATTCACCGGGAATGGTATCCAAAGGCTTACGATAATCGATATATATCTTCAAACATTAGAAGCCTAATTGGTAAATCAATCTATACAAAATTTAAGATTGTTTCAAATTCGGTGGTCACAATAAGTGATGAGGATATAAATCGACCTAAGCTAATTGTTAACTCTTTCCCTACATTGGATTTCTATGGTTATGGCGATTATAAGGTTGCATTTACAGAACCCAATACTTCTTTTAACAATTTCATGAATCTTGAAAATATACAGTTGATATCGAGTGATCCAGCTCAATCAGGGCGTGATGATCAATTGTATGTACCTAATATCAATAAGTATGTCGATGAAAGTGAAGGCTTATACTTTAAAGTTGAAAAATGGAGAACAGGCATCGGGACTTACTTTGGTGATGGATATTTTAAGAAATGA
- a CDS encoding M20/M25/M40 family metallo-hydrolase gives MKNTPSTLVIGLLFGSLLGCQHTPIEKSNLQIPQQLQQKALNSNLAYELVESLTVEVGPRLAGSEKDLIAVQWAENKLNSLGFDRVYKEAVQVPVWYRGEAKASILSPYSQPIVITALGGSIATPKAGIQASIARFDSLAALKLASKAEVEGKIVFIDHVTERHITGKGYGKTVGGRSRGAITAAEKGALAIVIRSIGTDHDRMAHTGMMRYKEGVTKIPAAAMSNPDADLIKLMLKRDPNVVLDLFMSSKRLGYATSYNVIAEVTGSSKPDEIVLISAHLDSWDEGTGAIDDGAGVAIVTSAGKLIQDLPIKPARTVRVVLYAAEEVGLVGGKTYAKAHQDELAKHYIAAESDFGAGRIYQIDYRVNDKAFTALQTLSAPMTHNGVVMGNNTASGGPDVSMLPKQGVPVASLRQDGRDYFDYHHTPNDTLDKIDPAALQQNVAAYAQFAYLMAQSEIELRPIEVAK, from the coding sequence ATGAAAAACACACCTAGCACCTTGGTCATTGGACTCCTCTTTGGAAGCCTTTTGGGTTGTCAGCACACGCCAATAGAAAAATCTAATCTTCAAATACCTCAGCAGTTACAACAAAAAGCCTTGAACTCAAATTTAGCCTATGAGTTAGTCGAGTCCCTCACTGTAGAGGTAGGGCCAAGATTAGCGGGCAGTGAAAAAGACCTGATTGCGGTTCAATGGGCTGAGAATAAACTTAATAGTCTGGGATTCGACAGAGTCTATAAAGAAGCGGTTCAAGTCCCCGTCTGGTATCGAGGGGAAGCGAAAGCCAGCATCCTATCTCCTTACAGCCAGCCTATCGTGATAACCGCTCTGGGGGGCAGTATTGCCACGCCCAAAGCAGGAATACAGGCATCCATCGCCCGATTCGATAGTTTAGCGGCATTGAAACTGGCCTCTAAAGCGGAAGTCGAAGGCAAGATAGTCTTTATCGACCATGTCACCGAGCGCCATATCACAGGCAAAGGCTATGGCAAAACCGTCGGTGGCCGTTCTCGCGGTGCTATTACCGCAGCAGAGAAAGGCGCGTTAGCTATTGTGATCCGCTCTATAGGTACAGATCATGATCGTATGGCTCACACAGGCATGATGCGCTACAAGGAGGGAGTGACAAAAATACCTGCGGCAGCTATGTCTAATCCAGATGCCGACCTCATCAAGTTAATGTTAAAGCGGGACCCTAATGTAGTGCTGGACCTGTTCATGTCTTCCAAGCGCTTAGGCTACGCGACCTCATACAATGTCATCGCCGAAGTCACCGGCAGCAGTAAGCCTGATGAGATAGTACTCATAAGTGCTCATCTTGACTCATGGGATGAAGGTACTGGTGCCATAGATGATGGTGCTGGCGTGGCCATAGTCACATCGGCAGGCAAGCTCATTCAAGATCTGCCCATTAAGCCTGCACGAACTGTCAGGGTCGTACTCTATGCCGCCGAAGAAGTGGGTTTGGTCGGTGGTAAGACCTACGCTAAGGCACATCAAGATGAGCTAGCCAAACATTACATAGCTGCCGAGTCAGATTTCGGTGCCGGTCGTATCTATCAAATAGATTACAGGGTCAATGACAAGGCCTTCACGGCATTACAAACTCTCAGTGCACCCATGACCCATAATGGTGTGGTAATGGGCAATAATACGGCCTCAGGTGGCCCTGATGTGTCTATGCTACCCAAGCAAGGAGTACCAGTGGCATCATTAAGACAAGATGGCCGTGATTACTTCGATTATCACCACACACCAAACGACACCTTAGACAAGATAGATCCAGCCGCACTACAGCAAAACGTAGCAGCCTATGCTCAGTTTGCGTATCTAATGGCACAATCAGAAATTGAGCTGAGACCCATTGAAGTCGCTAAATAG
- a CDS encoding ArsR/SmtB family transcription factor, which produces MNIELMQQRADHAVVMLKALANERRLFILCYLLSEGEMCVGEMNKKLGLSQSALSQHLAWLRKDNLVETRKEAQTVFYSLKSKEVAEIIKLLDNIYCH; this is translated from the coding sequence ATGAATATTGAATTAATGCAGCAGCGGGCAGACCACGCCGTTGTGATGTTGAAGGCCTTGGCAAACGAACGTCGTCTCTTTATCTTGTGTTACCTTCTTAGTGAAGGAGAGATGTGTGTCGGTGAAATGAATAAGAAATTGGGTTTGAGTCAATCGGCTTTGTCCCAGCATCTAGCCTGGCTGAGAAAAGATAATTTAGTTGAGACCCGTAAAGAAGCTCAGACGGTATTTTACTCTTTGAAGAGTAAAGAAGTCGCGGAAATTATCAAGTTGCTTGATAACATATACTGTCATTAA
- the rpsT gene encoding 30S ribosomal protein S20, which yields MANSKSAKKRALQSEKRRQHNASRRSMLRSYVKKVITAIKAGDHTAATEAFNAAQPIVDRMATKGIIHKNKAARQKSRLNTKIKALAA from the coding sequence TTGGCTAATAGCAAGTCTGCAAAGAAGCGCGCGCTTCAATCTGAAAAACGTCGTCAGCATAACGCTAGCCGTCGTTCAATGTTACGTTCATACGTAAAGAAAGTTATCACAGCAATTAAAGCTGGCGATCACACAGCGGCTACTGAAGCATTTAATGCTGCACAACCAATTGTTGACCGTATGGCGACTAAAGGCATTATTCACAAGAATAAAGCTGCTCGTCAGAAGTCTCGCCTAAACACTAAGATCAAAGCACTTGCTGCTTAA
- the murJ gene encoding murein biosynthesis integral membrane protein MurJ, with the protein MSKSLFKSGMIVSAMTLISRVLGLVRDVVIANLMGAGSGADVFFFANKIPNFLRRLFAEGAFAQAFVPVLTEYQEKHTSEEIKDLLSKVAGTLGVIITVVTLIGVIASPILTALFGGGWFLAWVNGEPDGAKFELAALMLKITFPYLWFITFTALAGSILNSRGRFAVSAFTPVFLNIAIITAAIFLAPHMEQAEIGLAIGVFFGGLIQFLFQIPFLLKEKALVKPAWGWNHPGVTKIRTLMLPALFGVSVSQINLLLDTFIASFLMTGSISYLYYADRLLEFPLGLFGIAIATVILPALSKKHINAEGSGFESTMDWGVKAILLLGMPAMCGLIVLAKPMLMVLFMRGEFTLHNVEMSSYSLMAYGCGLLSFMLIKVLAPGYYSRQDTRTPVRYGIIAMVCNMVFNLILAYPFGYVGLAMATSMSALLNAGLLYRGLHKAGVYRVSRQTAFFFLKALLSCCVMVALLVHFLPSQEAWLGQEFHERAMTLLMLIGMGGASYLISLVIFGVRPWKIKTGL; encoded by the coding sequence TTGAGTAAAAGTTTATTTAAGTCTGGCATGATTGTTAGTGCTATGACGTTGATTTCGCGGGTGTTGGGGTTAGTTAGGGATGTGGTTATCGCTAATCTCATGGGGGCCGGTAGCGGCGCAGATGTTTTTTTCTTTGCTAATAAAATTCCCAATTTTTTAAGACGTCTCTTCGCAGAAGGTGCCTTTGCGCAGGCTTTTGTTCCGGTTTTAACTGAATATCAAGAAAAACACACTTCCGAAGAGATTAAAGATTTACTGTCTAAGGTTGCGGGAACCCTGGGCGTTATCATTACTGTGGTGACGCTCATTGGTGTCATAGCTTCCCCCATCTTAACGGCACTCTTCGGTGGCGGCTGGTTTCTCGCATGGGTCAATGGTGAGCCTGACGGAGCTAAATTTGAGTTAGCAGCCTTGATGCTGAAGATCACCTTTCCCTATCTTTGGTTTATTACCTTTACCGCCCTTGCCGGCTCTATTTTAAATAGCCGTGGGCGATTTGCCGTGTCGGCATTTACACCGGTATTTTTAAATATTGCTATCATCACAGCGGCCATTTTCTTGGCTCCTCATATGGAACAGGCCGAAATTGGACTGGCTATCGGTGTCTTCTTTGGTGGTTTAATTCAATTCTTGTTTCAAATCCCTTTCCTATTGAAAGAGAAAGCCTTAGTCAAACCTGCCTGGGGTTGGAATCACCCAGGTGTGACTAAAATTCGTACCTTGATGTTGCCTGCACTCTTTGGTGTGTCTGTTTCTCAGATTAACCTGTTACTAGATACCTTTATCGCCAGCTTTCTGATGACGGGATCTATCAGTTATCTCTATTATGCGGATCGCTTGCTGGAATTTCCTCTCGGTTTGTTTGGCATCGCAATCGCAACGGTTATCTTACCGGCTCTGTCAAAGAAGCATATCAATGCCGAAGGAAGTGGTTTTGAGTCCACCATGGACTGGGGAGTGAAAGCCATTCTATTACTTGGAATGCCGGCAATGTGCGGTTTAATTGTGCTGGCAAAACCCATGTTGATGGTGCTCTTTATGCGTGGTGAGTTTACTCTGCATAATGTTGAAATGTCGTCATATAGCTTAATGGCTTATGGATGTGGCTTATTGAGCTTTATGCTGATTAAGGTGTTGGCACCTGGTTACTATTCGAGACAAGACACTAGAACACCGGTTCGCTATGGCATCATAGCCATGGTCTGCAACATGGTGTTTAACTTGATACTTGCTTATCCCTTTGGCTATGTCGGTCTAGCCATGGCAACTTCGATGTCTGCTCTGCTCAATGCTGGATTACTCTATCGAGGTTTGCATAAGGCCGGTGTATACAGAGTGAGTAGGCAAACTGCATTTTTCTTTCTCAAGGCGTTATTATCTTGCTGTGTCATGGTGGCTTTACTGGTGCATTTCCTACCATCTCAAGAGGCTTGGCTGGGACAAGAGTTCCATGAGCGAGCCATGACCTTACTGATGCTAATTGGTATGGGCGGGGCTAGCTACCTGATATCTTTGGTGATATTTGGAGTAAGACCCTGGAAGATAAAAACAGGCTTATAA
- the ribF gene encoding bifunctional riboflavin kinase/FAD synthetase, with protein MELIRGTHNILPAHHGCVLTIGNFDGVHRGHAEVIAKLVKKARQLNVPATLMTFEPQPQEMFSGDSAPARLSTLRDKIILLEELGIDRLVCINFNAKFADLSAQDFIDKLLVESLGVKYLVIGDDFCFGKQRKGNFEMLKLAGEKHQFAVVSTQSFVLGDKRVSSTEIRNQLAKGNLEQARRLLGHPFTLCGKVAHGEKIGRTLGFPTANIALKRQVSPVRGVFAVKMYWDDSDIYDGVANVGFRPTVNGQVCQLEVHLFDFDDDLYGRTVEVELVAKIRDEQPFKSLDALKKQINNDADKAKALLGNDAG; from the coding sequence ATGGAACTAATCCGCGGTACACACAATATTTTACCTGCACATCACGGTTGTGTTCTCACTATTGGCAATTTTGATGGAGTGCATCGAGGCCATGCTGAAGTCATCGCTAAGTTAGTCAAGAAGGCGAGACAGTTAAATGTTCCTGCAACCTTGATGACCTTCGAGCCTCAGCCGCAAGAGATGTTCAGCGGTGATAGTGCACCAGCTAGGCTCAGTACTCTCAGAGATAAAATTATTTTACTCGAAGAGCTGGGGATCGACAGGTTAGTCTGTATTAACTTTAATGCTAAATTCGCTGATCTGTCGGCGCAGGACTTTATCGACAAATTATTGGTTGAGTCCCTAGGGGTTAAATACCTGGTAATCGGCGATGATTTTTGCTTTGGTAAGCAGCGCAAAGGTAACTTTGAGATGCTTAAGTTGGCAGGTGAAAAGCATCAGTTTGCCGTTGTGAGTACTCAAAGTTTCGTTTTAGGTGATAAACGAGTCAGTTCAACTGAGATTAGAAATCAGTTGGCTAAAGGCAACTTAGAGCAAGCAAGACGTCTACTCGGTCATCCTTTCACCTTGTGTGGTAAAGTTGCCCACGGGGAGAAAATAGGCAGGACTCTAGGCTTTCCTACTGCCAATATAGCGCTTAAACGACAAGTGTCTCCTGTTAGGGGGGTATTTGCAGTTAAGATGTATTGGGATGACAGTGATATTTATGATGGCGTGGCCAATGTGGGTTTTAGACCGACAGTAAATGGTCAGGTCTGTCAGTTAGAAGTACACCTGTTTGATTTCGATGATGATCTTTATGGTCGTACCGTCGAAGTCGAATTAGTTGCTAAGATTCGAGATGAACAGCCATTCAAATCGTTGGATGCGCTGAAAAAACAAATTAACAATGACGCTGACAAAGCCAAGGCTCTGCTTGGCAATGACGCAGGCTAA